The Sporosarcina sp. 6E9 genome segment TGAACAATTGCCGACACTTCTTCCCCATTTGCGGAAATATGGTTGGCCGGGAGAGTCAGTATCGACGATTCCTGTGCGCGTAGCTTTCCGCCTAACGGAGCCCGAAGAAGATTCGGACTCTGCTGAATGGATGCTTGAAACGGTCGTAGTCGGCGAACGTGAACGACACTGGACGCCGGCCGTTCGAAAAAGAAATCTTCCTGTTGCGGAAGCACTTCCTGACCGATGGGCAGAATACGCAGAAGAAATTGCTGAAAAACAGTCTGAAATGATTTCTTTTCTGCGTTCTGTTGACATTGAGTCCGATGGTAGCTTCTTGTCGGTACCTATCCATGATTCTGAGGTCCGATTGTTTATTCAAGAAGATTTGCCGTTATTACAGTCCTTTAATTACACAATCATTTTACCAGCTTGGTTAAAATCGATTACGGAATCTAAAATGAGGGTTCGTACAAGTGCAAGTGTCCAGTCTTATAACTCGGCTACAAATCTCGACGAAGTTCTTAATTTCGACTGGAATTTCGCGCTTGGTGGCCAAGAGATTGGTCGCGATGCCTTCCAAAAGCTTGTTGAAGAAAATCGCGAGTATATTCGATCGGGTGATGAGTGGTTTCATATTGACCCGCTTTGGCTGAAAAAGATTAAAGATATTATGGACCGTGCCGATTCTGGTGAGTGGACTGTAAAAGATCTTTTATTCCATGACATCCCCGAGGAAATAGTTCCGATTGAAAGCGATGAAGACGAAGAAGATCCGCTATTTGAATTTTCAATGCAAAAATCATTGAAAGTCTATATGGAAATACTTGCGGATAAAAAAGGGTTGCCGTCTGCTGGTGTTTCTGAGCAGCTACATGCAGAGCTTCGTCCTTATCAAGTCGAAGGATATGATTGGCTCATTTTCATGCGCGATAATCAGTTCGGAGCTGTTCTTGCCGATGATATGGGGCTTGGGAAAACGGTGCAGCTTATCGCATATTTGTTGAATGTCCATGCGCGTCCCGACTCTGAAAAGCCTTCGCTCATCATTTGTCCCACAAGTGTGCTTGGTAACTGGCAAAAAGAAATTGAACGTTTTGCGCCGTCGCTTTCTGTCCATACGCATTACGGACCGTCCCGCGAGAAAGACGAAGCGTTTACCGAGCTGATTGCTGAGTTGCGTCCTGATGTTATTTTAACGACCTATGGCACAGCTTCCCAAGATGGCGAGATGCTTGCCGAGACTGAGTTTACGAGTATCACACTTGACGAAGCTCAAAATATCAAGAATATGCAAACGAGACAATCGCGTATGATTCGCAAGTTGCACGGGCAACATCATATTGCGTTAACGGGTACGCCGATTGAAAACCGCTTGTCTGAGCTGTGGGCGATTTTTGATTTTGTTCATAAAGGGTATTTCGGAAATTTCCGGACGTTTACGGATAACTTTATCGTTCCGATTGAGCGAGATGATTCTGAGCGCGATAAACAAAAGCTTCGTGCGAAAATCCGACCTTTCTTATTGCGTCGAACAAAAAATGATCCGGATTTATTATTGAATCTACCGAAGAAGTTGGAGCAAAACGAATATGTTCCTTTAACGACTGAACAAGCCGCTTTATATGAAAGTTTCCTTGATGAGACCAAGTTTAAATTGCAGACATTGACTGGTTTTGAGAAAAAAGGACTTATTTTGACGATGCTTAGCCGGTTGAAACAAT includes the following:
- a CDS encoding DEAD/DEAH box helicase, whose translation is MSETFTLEHLLRIGIKPIDGNTYAVSAVDSNGYHIDPDELVSYLFFNDERTFFGLLTEINDDQLHLRADQLLLSFPESHPYVKFEGQTKEDDQTLQSIREAADAWRNPKIWNYVETNETGIHFNTDEISLTDAAVQIIQSAVYGRLIDSSLSPEQLPTLLPHLRKYGWPGESVSTIPVRVAFRLTEPEEDSDSAEWMLETVVVGERERHWTPAVRKRNLPVAEALPDRWAEYAEEIAEKQSEMISFLRSVDIESDGSFLSVPIHDSEVRLFIQEDLPLLQSFNYTIILPAWLKSITESKMRVRTSASVQSYNSATNLDEVLNFDWNFALGGQEIGRDAFQKLVEENREYIRSGDEWFHIDPLWLKKIKDIMDRADSGEWTVKDLLFHDIPEEIVPIESDEDEEDPLFEFSMQKSLKVYMEILADKKGLPSAGVSEQLHAELRPYQVEGYDWLIFMRDNQFGAVLADDMGLGKTVQLIAYLLNVHARPDSEKPSLIICPTSVLGNWQKEIERFAPSLSVHTHYGPSREKDEAFTELIAELRPDVILTTYGTASQDGEMLAETEFTSITLDEAQNIKNMQTRQSRMIRKLHGQHHIALTGTPIENRLSELWAIFDFVHKGYFGNFRTFTDNFIVPIERDDSERDKQKLRAKIRPFLLRRTKNDPDLLLNLPKKLEQNEYVPLTTEQAALYESFLDETKFKLQTLTGFEKKGLILTMLSRLKQLCNHPALFLKEPHGPAAQLVARSDKLSGIVSMAGNIAENGEQCIIFTQYIGMGKLIQHCLSELHGIDVPFLTGSMPKGQRDNLVDAFQNGEFPVFILSLRAGGTGLNLTAANHVLHADRWWNPAVENQATDRAYRIGQTKFVHVHKFVTIGTIEEKIDKMLAEKAALSADLIQSSQWLTELSDRELDDLLSFG